The genomic segment ATGTTaaaaggaacataaaaacaaacatgcACACAATTGCACAGTTTTCATAAAGGTCTATTTCATTATTGGTGGGTAGCGCATTAAACagttaaatacattaaataatgtATAGGTGACTGCATGACTGCAGCATTGGTAACTAGATAGATAACCAATTCAACTAGAAACCAGCTAACAAGTAActgtctaaatatttaaaatacagctcTTGTTTAGATCATCCTTTGTTTTGATCACCTTCTTGGGGGGGAAAAGCCTGCTGGTCACACTGGAAATATATTAAGGCCAAATCTTCTAATATCCATTCCCAGAGGTTTCTTTCAGCTAGATTAAGCCTCCAACTCCAGGGCAAGCCCAAGTTTGTGGCCTCCAGCGTTAATGCTcttcccatctaccagagcagaCAGTGTAAGCTTCACACCTGTAAACAAAAGCAGACAACCATCATGTGCCTGAAACACCTTATGAGAGCCTGCAGCCTTCTTTAATAATCACCTCACAGCCTGCCTTTCAGAGGACCTACTAGTGCCGGCCACCAGAGGGCGCCTGGGAGTATCTGATAGCAAAGAATTCAGTGGCACCATCCTGGATAAGGCAGGCATCAAGTCAGAgcataaaaatgttaataaagcTCAAATGGCTCTAGAAAATACAATAACGTTCAATACACTATCCAGACTAAAAGACAATCATAACTGGATCCTGGAAAGGAATAACTACATAGAGACATTTTCGGGACAAGTGGTAAAACCTGAACATACTGTGTATTagatattattttaattgttaatttCCTTAacaattgtgaaaacaattgtaGTTATGATGTCATTTAAAATGGTGTAGCTAAAAATGCCTTACTCTCAGGACATGCATGCTAGGGCTAATGTGTCTACGTGTCtgcaaaacatttaaataattcataagaatatgtggagggtggggagaaaaagAGGATTATGTATCCAAACAGAGGTAAAACAAATATGGCAAATGTTAGTAACCGGTGAATGTGGGGAACGTACAGGTGTTCATGGtaccattcttttttttaggtttcaAAATAGTCAGAAAGTCTGGGGAAAAGTTCCAAGTGCTTTAGAACCTTGCTATTCAAATGGTGGTTCAAGAACCAGCAACAGGGACATCACCTAAGAGCTTGTTAGAAAGACAGAACCCCTCACCCCAGACCTATGTGGATTTAGTAAGATTCCCCAGGTAATTCAGCCACACACTGATGTTTGAGAAGTACTACTCTAGAAAACACAGCAAGGCTCAAATACTATCTCAAGTAAATGAGACTACAGAGATCAAACCACCAAAACAATGAGTCAACTAAGAttggagaaataaaaatcactgagACAGCCCAGGTCCAGGTGAGGGAAGTAAATACAGAATGGGTATTAAATCGTAATACAGAATCACTGTTAACTTTCTTTGGTGTGATAATAGCATAATACTGCCAGAGAACGTTCTTATTCTGAGACACATGATGAAGCATTTAGGGAAATGTCATGACGGCTGAAACTTCCCAACaacccatcatttaaaaaaaaaaaaaaaggaaaggaataaaaaagtGTGGCAAAAGGTACTTTTCTGTCAATTCTTCTGCATGCTTGAAAGATTTGCAAAAGAAGCTGGGAAAACTAGTTTTCAAAACACTACCAGAACAATCCTACCTTATTAAGTAAGAGTACTTACCAGGCCTCAGAGTCTGAGTATAGCCCACTCCAATTAAACTAGAGTTGTTTACTTTTGcctaaaatgcaaaaagaaatgtaagaaaaattTTTGAATGGAGAGACAAAGCACCTGCATGTTACCCTATTATATAATTATGaagcattcatttttttcacctgtgaggtaataaaaaatttaatactGTTATTAAGCCAAGCAAAACCCAGGTGCCACTTAACTCTTATCCGCTAAACTTAAAAGTAAAATTGTCAGCAGAACACAGTATTCTATCTGCTGGGATGTGTCTACAGCACAGAAGCCTAAGCGCTCTCACAGAAACCGTCCTCACTGGTTTAATCTAGCACAAAACCGTACCCGAATGGCTAATGGAAACCCCCCAAGGCTCGCTATGTGACACACGCCAGCCTCAAAGTACAGTACGTGAAGTTTAAATTTGTGGCTATGACAAACATTACTACTCTCAGGAATGTTCAAAATCTCCAAAAGACAGGCATTTCCTCTGAAGAAACAGACCTTTACCTCACATTCTCATGCCTCTCATTCACCACTCCTGTGTCTGGGCTGCATGTAACTGGACTGTGCTTGAGAAGAGGTTCCAATGGGGCATCATTCACCAATGCAGAACCGTGTCCTCCTTGCACAATTCTACTATTTTAGAATCTTAGTCACAAACCTTCAAGGGCTAAAAAGAACTCTGGAGAGCAAGACACAGTAAGGAGAAGCTCCTTGTAGCTCCATTCTCTCCTACTACTAACGTCACTGAGCCATACCAGAGGTAAATGGGGCAGCTCACCCCATCTCCAGGGCCTAGGTTGCCTAGTCAGGCAACTTCGCTCTTCAGCGTTTTGAGTGCTATggtaacaaaaagaataaacagccTCTGGGATCAAAACAGATTTGGAAATGATTTGATATCTACACTCTTTAGTAATGAGTAAgaccaagacagagagagaaatgatatAACTAACTATACAGGCCAAAGTCACATAAATGGCACTCATATTCACTTGGCACTACAGCCAAGTCTTCTTGGGTCACCAAAGACCATATGAGTTATTTGTCTACGGAAGAAATGCCCCACTGATAAGCATCTTATGCCCAATTAAGAGCCCCAGACAACAGGATACAAAGTCCTACTATTTTAGAATATGAGTCAACCATGAAACGGACTGGGCACTAACAGCACTACATAGGTGGGACATACTAGATTATTTCCAAAGTAATCCCAAGAAGTAACTCACTGGCACACACAGGTCCCAAGCCACCTTCCCATTTTCTACTGTGAGAGGGCTGCATCTCCTGCCGGGCATTAAATCTGTGAGGGTGCCATAGACATACATTTGAAGAGAACAGCACTATAGCTACCAGAGAAGTGTGTTGAGTGAATCCTGAGGATTTTTCTGCTACAGTGAGGTCAGAAATatagggaaaaataaattaatgcgGTCTTGCTTATGGGAAAAACATTCTGGGGTAGGGTATAggtcaagtggtaaagtgcatgcttagcatgcatgaggtcctgggttcattccccagtacctcttctaaaaataaataaatcaacctaattacctaccacccccaataaataacttttaaaaaaaattttttaaagaaaaaaagcattctgGGTGTGTCTCATTCTGATTACAACTGTGCTAAGATAAAATAAGAATGGGGCTAAAATTTAACTGCCTAAGTTATCAAAACATACTGTCCTCAGGAAAGAAGATCACTTTATGTAAGAGAAATTAACTCTCATGGAAAGTTTAACTCTCTTTCATTCCAGTACGTACAGTGCCTGATTTGTAAATAACACTGACACATATGAACAGCTGTTCATCTGCCTGAAACTGGAGCCAGCTGCTCTACTCCCTCAGACACTGCACACCCTCTTACCCCAGTGCACAATGACTGAAGGAAGAAACAGCAGAGTCTAAGGACAGGACCAGGATGGTCATGCAACCCAGCTAAcccaggagaagggggaggaaatTCCTGGGATGCACCTGGTCACCCCAGACAGGAGGGAAATCATGAGACAAGCAGTCCAGTCCTGGCCctacccctccttccttccctccccagcagTGGTCTAAGTCCTTCCTCTCTCCAAGCTTTGGTTTCCCCACCTGCAAAACAGCATGGGTACCAATGACCATTCAGATCAAATCTGAAGACATCTGTAAACCCTAAGAAGACAAACACAAAGTAACAATTAAAGTACCATTACCTCCCAACAAGAATGAGAACTGCCCAGGACCCAAAACACTGGCTTCCCTGGGCTCGGACAGGTTTGGGGCTCAGGGTTATTATCTACACTAATTCAGCAGCTTTTGAGGGTAAGCAAACTCCTATGGCCTGGTATCAAACTTCTAACATTgtctccactgaaaaaaaacagctttaaaagttCTAATCCCAATCTGTGTATAAAATGGGAATTGTATGAACTACAGTTCAAATTTTGACAACACAGTTCAACATACCCCAAAATTAATTCCAACAACCAAAAACCCCATCCTAAGCCCACAGCAGTACTCACAGAAATGGAAGCAGTGGGATCCAACTGATACTTAGCGGCAATGCCAAAGCGAGTGCAGTTGGTTCCTGATGTCCAAGCAAGGTTTACTGAAGTGTCAAGATCTTCACACACTTTCTGGTAAATTGATCCTCCAAATTCTGTCCCATCATTGCTATAAGATATTTTAGATTAGTCAATCTAGGATAGACAATGTAATAATGTCTAAGGCACAGGCTGATACTGTAGCACTACATTTAAATAAAAGCCACTGCCCACATGGCTCTCTAGTGTTCCAatgaaaactttaaagttttaaaaggtCTTTTCCCAACCTATGTCCAAAAACAAGGCTTGGTCAAGTGATTCATGGTACACACATTAAGCAGAACTACCATAAGCTACTAATGATCATGCTGTAAAATACATAATGCTACAGGAAAATGATCAAAATGTATTAAGGTGAGGGGAGGGTTATATGACAGccttttctgtatgtatattatatgtatacaaaaacaaagatgaaacacCAAAGCATTAACAATTAACAAAGATTATATATCTAGTGGGTGGAAtgagaaattttgttttttttcctttgtacttCTGTTATTTACCAATGCACCATATTTATAAGGGGAAAattctttttaagaattttttttaattttagttcttttttagTCCTTTCCACACATACTTTTAATCTGGGTTAGGAAAAAACACTATACATCTTAAGCAATCCTATCAAATGAGCACCTCACACATCACAGACAAGTCAAATGAATGCACAAGTAGAGTTTGGCAATGTCTTAGCCTCTTCTATCCAAAGTCCAAAGCCCATCAAACCTCATGTGAAATGAACACTTACTCTCTCAGCACCAAAAGTCAAACTAACATTTTTCACTATACACTTTTGAGGGGCACTCTAGGAATGGCCAGGGATGATCTTTTTATGTCCTTTAGGTTGCACCTAGATTCACAGGAAATGACAGGAGACATCAACATCACTGAGGTCCTGTATCATAATATCCACAAAGAAATACTCACACATTAGTGTGTAGCTGGAAGTCCCCAGTCCTGTAGCCCACTGCAAAGTTATTCCTTGTCAGCTTTGACTTGGCACTGTCAAAGGTCATCTGGTACCCAGCAAGCCAGCCCTCATAACCAAAGACAGCTGAACCATGGATTGCAGGTCCAGCAAAATCAAAGTCAACATCACAACCAAGGTTTATACACTCCCTCTTGTAAGATGACTTGATTTTACcacttttctttctggaaaaagaaacaaactgacTTAAAATTGATGCCAGTGGAAGAATGACACACATAACTTCTGCACAGAGGGCACAAAACAGATTTAAATGAACTGCACTAGAACTGGGGAGCAGAGGCATACTTCATTGTTTTACTGTGGTTCACTTTAGTACACTTTGCAGAGActgcttcccctcctcccccaattGACGGTCTTTGGCAAtcctgcatcaagcaagtctactagttctttttttccaacagcatttgttcattttttgtctctgtgtcacatttcaataattctcacaatatttcaaactttttcattattatatttgttatggtgactgTGGTCAGTGAGCttttgatgttactactatgaCTCACTGAAAGCTTAGATGATGGTTGGCATTCTTTAGCAATAAAGCACTTTTTAATTAAGATAGGTACATTGTTTTTTTCAACATAATGCTACTGTACACTTAACAGactatagtataaacataacttttatatgcaccaggaaaccaaaaaacccatgagtcattttttttttttttacaatatttactttactgtggtggtctggaaccaaacctgcaatatctctgcGGCATGCCTATTAAAAAGGTAGTAAGCTAATCCTAAGGGGTAAAAAAATATAGCTCAATGAACTAAAAACAAGGGCACATGGGGCAACCTGAATGCCACCACCACCATAGGAAGACTGCTTTGCAGAAGTGGTTATCAGTCACAAAAGCCCATTAGAAACACGTTAGTTACCCAAGTTAGTGCCACAGTGATAAGAGGCAACTATCTGAAGGCAAGCCAACAACTGTACTGCTCATAGTCCAAAGGCAGAAACAGAAATTTCCCACAAGGCAGATGAAGTTCAGCAAGCCATCAAAGCAGTAAATATGAACCGTTCCTACATATACCCAAGAGGAATGCCTTTAAATTTAAAGCAGATAAAAATGTCCATGCTTACCCCGTGTTTGGTGAAAAGGTGGTATCAAATGTCAGTTTCAAACCTTGACAAatctattttgaaagaaaaagaatttgtcttcagctttatttcctttttgaaaacagaaataaaataacactAAAGCACATTTTCAAAATGTTACCTGGTCTTCGATTGCGATTTCTGTTCCCAGAGTGTTATCAGTGTTCCACTTTTCTGTGAAAGTCAGGCCATACTCACACCATTTATATTTGGTCTCCAAGGTCCCAGTAACTTTACCAGTGTCTGTATTAGATGAACCAGATGTTGAGAATTCCTAGTAAGACAACAAATAACTTCATGAACTTTCTCATAAGCCTAGAAGAATCCACTAACTTACACAAATAAAAAGAACCCACGGACACATTTAGTAATTTCACTAATCTTTGTTCTAGCTTCCTACCTTCTGATACTGAATATATACGAGTGACAAATTAGCCTGTAAGTTACTGACTGCCAACTTATTGCTCACATTTCAACCAACCAATCATAAGTTACCTGTATCTAATTCTAAGTGAACAACAAACTGTATCGCTTTTAAGGGAACTTCTGCTAAGGTGATTTCATTTGGGATTCAAAAATCagtagggaggaaaaaaaggaatgagCGTTTTAGTACTGCTTCCAATCTACACCTGATATTGAATAAAACATTAAACAGGTCACTACGGTTAATCACAGACCCCTTCATTAAAATCAGAGTTGATAACTGATAcacaatttattataaaatggtTCCTGAAAATCCTTAAAGGAAAAGCACTCCACTGTAGGAATCCATGCCATgaacaaaagtttttttaattctttggtaACCCAAATATTCTGTTTTTCCAACATAGCCACCACATTTTATGCCTTTCCAATCTTTcacattctcattttaaaaaacaagtaggGGGAAAGaaactatacattttttttaattctttggtaACCCAAATATTCTGTTTTTCCAACATAGCCACCACATTTTATGCCTTTCCAATCTTTcacattctcattttaaaaaacaagtaggGGGAAAGAAACTATACATTTATTCTACAACTGGTTTatatcatacatattatatactgTACTCTGTGTAACAAATGACAGTATAACAGAATAATTGAATGCAGTGATCAATTTAAagtgcattatataatcttatgTTTGTAGCAAATATTATTAATCTGCCAATCCCTAATTGCACACTAACTGAAAAGGAAGGCATAATATGGAGGAGGCCTTATCTGAAATTTAAAGTCTGCTACAGATAATTCAGAAATCTAATAATCTTTCAGAGCACAGTACACAGAGGCAAACAATTCAAATCTTccaagataaaaatattaaaatgccaTCTGAGGGTTCTGATTTGTCTGCTAATGATGGCTATACACTTTGGTCACTGGGAAGCCAAGTTTAAAGACAGCTGATCTGAACTAATGAAGAGAAATCTGACCTGAAATTGTGATACCTGCAGAATGATGAAATACCAAAAACTGTATCACAATGGGAGAAAAGGCTAATTATCCTTCACTTAGAAAATAGAGTATTTGGATAACTATTGCTCTGCAGTGAAAGATACCCAATTCTTTAGGTCTTATACACAATCGCCTGAAATTAGATGCATTCATTAACAGAAATTTCAAGTCAAAGCCCTCAATGCCCATATTAAAAAGCACTGGATTTTGTTAGGAAAGAACACTGATATAAAATTAGGAGTCCTGACATCCAGTTCTGGCTGTCATTTACTAAATGAACAACACTGAAGACAACACTTTTCTGGGTCTCAGTTACTTCAAATGTGGTAATAAAAACTACCTCTGGAGGATTCAATTGGACTGATGCTGAAAACTGCACATTCTCATGTGTTCCATACAAAAGGACGTATCATTAAAACAATATATGTGGAGCATGTTCTGCTAACAGACACTTAAGATGCAGAATGTGTATGAGTAGCTATTTTTAAAACCGAGCAACACTGATCAATGATTCTCGAGGTCCCACCCACTGCCATTCATCAGCCCATAGACTGAGCCAGTTTATATACATGCCAAAGAGTCCTCAAGACAGAAAACCAAGATCACACTGTGATCTCCGACAAGAATTCAGCCGGATGACACCACTGATGAGAGCTTATACCCTTTCACTCCATCATCAAGATATTTAGGCTTCTGTATTCTGGGGTGGCCTAGACATCTCTGCAGttcaggtgagaaaacagaaCCAGGCATTACTGTGATATATTTGGGGCCAGGTACACATTACAAGACCAGTACCATGCTTTTGAATTAcacacattaaatgtaaataaaaacatacTATAACTAAtcaagcttctatatatccttcATGTTCTTAAGCCTAATTTCATAAAATTCTTATCCACAATAAGCCTTTATTTTCCAACAAAGATTTTGATTTACCAAACAATCTAGTACTAGATATACTGCTCTGACTGTTCCCTAGTTTAAAGTTTATTGTCTTTCCAGTCAGCAAGTAAGCTTTTTAAACACAAGGATtgagtcttcttcttttttcaggaGGCCTTTTGTGTTTCAACAAATACACACCAAGTGGTTTATAAGGGGACTCAATAGGTTAAGAGAGGGAACACAAAACAAACACTACTGTGACCTGTTACCTTAAGCAAGTAAGTCACCCAACCTCATTGAATATTCAGGCTTCCTTTCAAACCAAAGAAACCAAATGACAGATGTGACCAATGTAAAACCCCAGAAATCCAAGTGGAGGCATTAAGAAACTACAAAATGATtaactttaataaataaaagctattaaACATCCCCAAAACAAtctcaaaacaaaaaattttagaagaaaaaaattacaaaattttacTTTACTCTCTTTAAGGGAGTCTGGTAGGCAGAATCAAGATCCAAGTATCAAAATATCAACccttaaaaatattcaaatttagAACTCTCTAAATTCACAAAATACATATAGAAATCTTCCCCAAGGAGGGCTGCTAGAATATGACCATTATATTAATGATTAATACACTCAAATTAAGAGTTACTGAGTATTTTTATGCCCAGAACTCTTAATGCTTTTTATAGGCATTAAAAGAGAGGGTTACAAAAAGTACAACAGGTTCCCACATGACTAATGTCTTGCCTGAGTTACTAGTGCTTACAAAGAAATAAGTCAAAAGACCACATCAAAATCAGTAATCATATTCAAAGCCAAAACAAATTAAGACGCAAATCccttaaaacaaaattaacttctgtttcttctttaagATTAAATGAGTAGGGGGGtggatacagctcaagtggcagagcacaccCTTAGCACGcactgggtcctgggttcaatcccccgtacgtcctctaaaaataaataaataaacctagttacccccagacaaaaaaaaaaaaagatgaactggGTAGACATCGTATAACTATAACTATTTTATGGGTTGAAAAATTATATAAAGGCTACCAGAACTTATCAGATGCCTAACACTCACCACGCCACTGCATGACTTTGTTTTCACATCCAGTTTCACCAAACCAAAACCTTCAAGTAAAGACCAAAACAGAACAATATGATTATTTTGTATAAAAGATGCATACCAATAGTTGAGTATACATTAAAAAACTCCAAAAACCCCAAATACAAAAACCAGAAAGTTTACACATTCAGAGGAGGATAAAAATGGATACTAATACACAATgcttaaatgaaaacaattttaattatTCTATGTAAACTGAAATGCAAAGGACAAAACATCTCTAGCTTTGCCTAGTATTTTGCTGTGTGTTTGGCACCAAAAAAAGGCTTTCAAACCATTTTATcaaagcatttatttaaaaatgcctCTCATATCTAAATGTCAGATCAGAAAATCAATCTAATTTGAATCTCAGAACAGCCAaccctttttattattataattaaggCATTTGGAACATTTACCCCAAAGGGGTATCCCTCTCCCTTTTGGATTAATAATCtaaataattagggaaaaataatctaaaagaGCAAGAGGGAGAAAGGAGTGTGGAACAAAAtcttcaagaaaaaacaaatttatttgaaaaaaaaaaccaattcccCTTTAGGAGTCACcactgtaaaaacaaaacagcaatacATCAAATTCTATTCAACAGAGATCTAAATTGTatgtgaaggaaataaaagcacaattgtttttttcttaaaggtaAAATATTTGAACTAAGTTTGAAAAAACTGGAGGAAATTGGAGCAGAAGGGGATGTGGATTGTTACAGTACTACTTTAACAAAAATTTTACCTTAAATGTACCAAATACAAGAATTAATGCAGCCAAGATATCTACAATTTGAAGAAATTATTAATTTCCCTAAGCAATCcaaacacacacattcatttcagactgaaaatttttaaaacagttcttACCAAATCCTTTGTTGAAAATATCTCTGGCAGCTTTGCCAAGGTCAGCATATGATGGAGGAatacacattgctggtgggaaggaGAAACATTCCAGTGTTAATGTTTCTGTTCTCCCAGTCTGTCCAAAAACTAGATTATGACCTACCGCCATCTTTAAACCCAAGCAGTCCAACTTGGTTTTGATTCCACCAGGAGCTGAAACTGTAGTCTAATATGATTCATGAAGGAGATATCAGCACTGAAGGCTTATTTCTAAAATGAGTAACCACAGTAACTGACTATACAAACTTGGGAAATTACTTCCGAAATATGAAAACAGACATTCTATGCCTAAATTTACACGTCTGTAGCCTCACCTCCTAGGACAGGACTAGTACAAAGAATCAAACACATACACGCATGTATATCTATACATACATTTAAATCTGCCAAAATTCCCTGGAATAGGCTGATTTaaccaagtaaaataaaatcaaaacctaGGACAAGTCCCACCCCCCCCAACTACATCTTTTAGCAACCTCACTGAAGTCAAAACCAATTATTCTGGAGTGGGAAAAGAAGGGTAATTAATACTTAGGGGACTTAAATattggaacttaaaaaaaaagccatctgtTTAAGTGAAATCTACATTATGCTGTGAGGCTTAAAGTAAAGCAATCTGTACTCATTACACCAGCTCATTCATTCTACATAGCACGTCCATGCCCTTAAGAGCACATGTAATGACCTTGCGCTCTCACAAGGGGGGTTACTACTTCCTCAGGAAAAGTAACCGATCCAAATCCTCCAAAGACCGAATCCGACAATTAGTAATATTTTGCTTTTGAGTTCATCAAGGACACCTCCAAAAACTGCAGGGGAATGCGGCCAAAGACCCAACTTCCCTGGCCTAGTCCCCCTACCCGAAATCCAGTAATGCAGCCCCTCCTCCGCAGACCCAGGAGTCAGACGGTGGAACGGCTACCGAAAGAGGCGAATTTCCAAGTCCTTGGAGAGATACCGGGAAAGACGCTGCGACTTTCAGGTCAGTAGGCTTCAAGTGCCCGGACACCACCGCCCCATCCCGCAGAAATCCCCGCTCTACTTACGCCGCGGGCAGTTCTGTCCGTAGGTTGCCATGGCGAGGCCGCGGGAAGCGGTGATCTGCGGGAAGGACAAGAAGAGCGGTCAACGGGGGTCAGAGGCGGATCAAGAAGCCAGAAGGGGGTCTCAGACAGAAGGGAGAGGGGCCCTGCGGCAGCGCGGCCATCTTAGGGAGCCAGGGCCGACCCCGAGTCCGGCCCAGGCGTTCTGCTTGGCCGCCGGGGCTTAGGCCCACGGGTCGGAGTGAGGCGGGCGCGGCGGTACCTGGTGGTCTTCTGAGGGGGAGGGGGGCCGCTGCTGTCTCTCCGCTCTCAAGTGAGGCCGCTCGGCTGGCTTGGGGTCCGCCTGCAGCTGCGGCGCTGGAGGGCGAAGTGAAGGAGACACCGTTCCGCCCGCCGCAACCCTGTCCTCCCCCCACCAGGACCCTGCCACTGCCCCTGGGGCTGCCCGCGGCGCCTATCCTCGCAGCGCCGCCCGCTGCCCACTCCAACCTGCTCCGAAACGACCACGTGCTCCGAGAACACCCCCACCTCCTGGATGGGTCGCCTCGGTCCGTCGGCGGGGGCCAGAAAGGCAGATGCTGCGGGACCTTGGGTCAGGC from the Vicugna pacos chromosome 11, VicPac4, whole genome shotgun sequence genome contains:
- the VDAC2 gene encoding non-selective voltage-gated ion channel VDAC2, which produces MATYGQNCPRPMCIPPSYADLGKAARDIFNKGFGFGLVKLDVKTKSCSGVEFSTSGSSNTDTGKVTGTLETKYKWCEYGLTFTEKWNTDNTLGTEIAIEDQICQGLKLTFDTTFSPNTGKKSGKIKSSYKRECINLGCDVDFDFAGPAIHGSAVFGYEGWLAGYQMTFDSAKSKLTRNNFAVGYRTGDFQLHTNVNDGTEFGGSIYQKVCEDLDTSVNLAWTSGTNCTRFGIAAKYQLDPTASISAKVNNSSLIGVGYTQTLRPGVKLTLSALVDGKSINAGGHKLGLALELEA